GATGTAACGGAGAAAGGAACCGTGCCGCTGTAGTTTGCCGGGCCGGAATAGAGCAGGGGGAGTTCGCGATATATGCCTTTTTTAATCTGATTGCCTTCCGCATGCACAACAATTGCTTCGCGCACATGCATGCTGCCGTCCTGATGGATTGTGACGGTAGAGGCAAAGCTCTCTATGCGTTCCTGCGCGTAGACAGCAAGGCACATGGCATGGATGCAGAGCAGCAGGGCGCATACGGTCAGTGTAATGCGGCGTGTAAACCAACTGCTGGCATAGGGCGTGTGCATGGCTTCATCCTTGCGCAGACTGTTTGTGGGGGGGATGCAGTGACGTTGGCGGTGGTTAAAAAAGCAGGTCGGGCAGACTCAGGGCCGCCAGCCCCACGGAGCCGAGCAGGCCCATGAAGGCCAGAGCCATCCGCGCAAAATTGCCGCGTATATAGCACCGCCGCGCATACCACAGCCAGACCAGCCCTGCGGCAAGGTTGCAGCCAAGCAAAGTATCTGACCGCCGCGCCATGATAAGCACGCCAGAAACCCAAAGCTGCAAGGCCGCCATCAAGGCAGCTGCCATGAAGTACAGGGCATGCCGCCACAAGCGGCTGCCCAGCCCGGCTTGCCTGTTATTGTGCACCAACATCAGGAACTGCCCGTTCTGCTGGTGAATCAAGTTCAAAATACGCCACAGGGGCAAAGTGGAAAAATCCGGCAACCAGATTGCCGGGGAACTGGCGGACTCGGTCGTTCTGCTCCCTTGCTGCGCCGTTGTAGTAGCGGCGGGCCATCTGGATTTCGTCCTCCAGCGTGGCGAGACTTTGCTGCAACTGGCGATAGTTTTCGCTGGCCTTAAGCTCCGGGTAGGCCTCCGCAATGGCAAAGAGTTTGCCAAGCGCGCCGGAAAGCAGATTCTCCGCCTTGGCCTGGGCCGCAACATCACCCTGCGCGGAGAGGCTGCGGGCACGCGCCGCGCTTACTTCTTCAAACAGGTTCTTTTCGTGGCTGGCATACTGCCTGACGGCGCTGACCAGATTGGGCACCAGATCGTGCCGCCGTTTGAGCTGCACATCAATACTGCTCCAGGCTTCGTCCACCATGTTTTTGCCGCGCACCAGGGCATTGTAAAGGGCTACAATGACCGCAAACATAATCACAGCGGCCCCTATGGCGATCAAGATGCCGGTGCTCATGCGAACTCCTTGGATTGGTTGGGGACGGTAAAAGGCCAGTTAATGTTGCTATAAAAACTGGCATATGTGCGCTATTCGGTCAATGCCTCTGAGCCGTCAGCCACAAGGAGCGGGCTTCTGGATAAGCCCCAGCCCACCCTCTTGTGCTGCCTCCTTTTGTCGCCCTCAGGCCAAAACATCCAAAGACATTTATGCACAGGTGCGTTACGAAGGTAAGGAAGTGGAGAGGGAAAATCAGGCCGAAATCACCAATAAAATTCCGGGGGATTGCGACATGGGCTTTTTGAGGGTTTCCAACGTGTGCGCGCATGATGGCTCTGCTTGTGTCGGCTGGGGAATGCCGCAGAGCGCGATTCTTTTTTCATGGTTGGGGGCTGCCGCGAAACCTGCGCTTGTGTTGCTCTGCCTGCTGCTGTGGCCTGGGCTTTCTGCTCTTGCGGCTCCCCGTTCTGTGGGGGATTGGGTGGTCGAGCTGCCCGCAGGCTGGAAAACACAGGAGGAGGGGAATCAGGTACTGCTCAGCTCTCCCAAAGAAGACTGCTACGTGACGATGCTTGAAAAGGATTGCTTTAACGGCGACCTGGAGCTGCTTGCAAAAGCTTCCGCCAGCATAACCGGCGGCAACGATCTGCGCACTCTGGGCGAAGGCAAGGGTGTTGTTTTTGCCGACAAGATTGCGCGCTACTGGGTTGGCCTTGCGGACGACAAGTATATGGAAGTCTCTGTTGGGCATGCCTGCCGAGGTGTGGGGCCGACTGTAAAAGGTCTGAAAATTTCTCCAAAGGCCAAGAATGCAGCGCCGTTGAACAAACTACTGGCAGTTGCGCAAGGCCCGGAAAATACCAAGTGGCTTGTGACTGGCGACCGTCCGGACGATGCCAAGCCCGTGGAACCCGCAGACCCTACTGGCGACAGGCCTGATTTCGCAGCTCTGGCAGACCCTGCGGCCCCCGCGCTTGCGCCGCAGGAAAAAACCATCCCCGAAGGTTGGCGTACAACGCACACGGGCCAGTGGACAATCTACGACAAGCCGGACGAAAAAGTGTGGTACGCTGTTGGCCTGTATCCGCTCAAAAAGGTGGAAAACGGGCAGTGGGGCACGGATCTCATTGATCTTGCCCGCAAGCTGAGGGGCATCAACATCACCACCGGCGAGGGCACCGTTGATTTTTATACCCGCGAAGGCGGCATCGGCACAGTGCTGACCAATGACACCAACACGGTTGTTGAACTGTACTACCCCGAAGATGATGCCAATCTGGCGGAACTGCGCGAAGCCTTGCATTGATAAGCAGGGCATTGGGCGCGATCTTCCATCGGATTCCGTCAAACCGCACCACAAGGAGTCACGCATGTACTTGCTGAAACAATGGGTTGCCAGCGTTGCGGCCCTGCTGGTTTTTTTGCCGTCAACGGGGTTTGCGGCCGGGATAGTGCTGAAAAACAGCATGAGTTCTGACATCAAGGCCGTTTTTTGCGTGGGCAACAATGGGGATAAAAAGCCTGTTGTTGAGGGCTTGGCAAAAAAGTCATCCAAGACGGTAAGTCCGGCCAAGTTTCCTGAGCATGACTGCACGCGCATTGGCGTGACCATGCAAAACGGCATGGGCTGGCAGTATTATCACGAGCCGGAACCCGGTTCAGCCAAGGGAATCGAGTTCACAATGGATGCCGCAGGCCGGAACGAAACCCGCAAGTATCCCTCCATCCTCATTACCATGCCAGATGGTGAGGCTTATGTGGCCCCGGCGGGTGTGCCCATGTTCATGCTGGTGCAGCTGATGCGCAAGGGATTGGACGTGGCCCGCTGGAAGGAATTCGCTCTGCCTGGCTATGAAGGGCTTAAAGAACCCGGCGCTTATGTGGTGTGCTTTGCCGATCAGTCGTGGAGCCTCGCGGGCAAGGGCCTGCAATTTGATGGCAAAGGCGGTGAACTGGAAACTATTGCCCTGTCTGCGCCTTTTGCCAATACAACCATTGATGCCATATTTGAAGAACTGAAAAAGAACGGTTGGCTGCCGCTGGTTCTGGAAGCCGGAGGCCAGACAAGCGTATTTGGCGCGCAGGGCGCGGCCCTCGCCCCCAAGGGGAAAGCCGTGGACTGCCCCCAAACCAGTGACGGCATGTGGGAGGCCTTTGAAACCATATTTGTGAGCGGTACGGAAAATACGGATAAGCCCGTGCGTGTTGTGCTTGGCAGTGAAGGGCTGCGGTTTGCCATGAACCTTGATCTGGATGCCGCACTGGCGGAGATAAGCCTTACAAGAGTGCCAGCAGAGAAGTAGGGCAATATTGAAGTTTAAGGGGATGAGTGAAAGCGTGGCTTATATGTTTGATAAGGACGTATAAGCCACGCTGAATTTTTTAAGATGGCAGGGTGCCCCAAACTGCGCTTAACTCAGGGCTAAATTTATTTTCTGCTGCCTCGCACAATGTGGGCTTTGCCAGTGTTGCCAGCCATGCATAACATCACGTTTGCTGAATTATTTTCTTCAACAAGCAGCGCGACACCGCAAAATAAGCATAGCAAACTAGTCTGCTTTTTTCTGTTCATCCTTGTAGCCGTCATTATAGCCCTGCTGAACAGCATCAACCTTTCTTTCAATTTTTGCAGAGGCTTTGCCAGCAGTCCTGCCAACCCAACTGCATCCGCTGGAAAAGAAAAAAAGCGCAATCAAGGCTGTTGCAAGAATCCGCATGATAAATTCCATCCTAAATTGAGAGTTGTCCTAAAAGAGTCTCTTGTATATTGTGCGGCTGTCCAATCTGGTGCCTTTTTAATAAATAAAGGCATGCAAACATGCAAGCAGGGGAGCAAATGCAAACTTCGCCCATAGCTCTGGTAACGGGCGCTAGCAAGGGAATTGGCAAGGCCATTGCCCTTGGCTTGGCCGCCGATGGTTTTGATATCTGGCTGAACTACCGCAACGACCACGATGCCGCAGAAGCCGTGCGCGATGCCATTGAGGCTCTGGGCCGTCAATGTGTTTTGCTGCCCTTTGACGTGGCGGACAAAGATGCGGTGGAAGCCGCCCTTGATCCACTGCTGGCGGAGGAAACGCCCTTTGCCTTGATCAACAACGCGGGCTTTGCCCGCGATACCGTCTTTGGCCTTATGTCCGAAGAGCAGTGGGATTCTGTCATCGGCGTGCATCTCAACGGGTTTTTTCATGTTTCGCGCAAGGTTGTGCCACGTATGCAGCGGGCGCGCACCGGGCGTGTTGTAAATATCGTTTCCACATCCGGGCAGGCAGGCATGGCCGGGCAGGTGAACTACTCCGCAGCCAAGGCTGGTCTTATCGGCGCAACACGCGCCCTTGCCCGCGAGCTTGGGCGGCGCAATGTGCTCGTTAATGCCGTGGCCCCTGGTTTTATCAGCACCGAAATGACGGCCGGGCTGCCTGTGGATGAATATATGAAAGGCGTGCCCCTTGGCAGACCGGGTTTGCCGGAAGAAGTGGCGGGCTGCGTGCGGTTTTTGTGTTCCAACTTATCGTCCTACGTTACCGGGCAGGTGCTGTCTGTTAACGGCGGACTGTACATGTGAGGC
The Desulfovibrio sp. genome window above contains:
- the fabG gene encoding 3-oxoacyl-ACP reductase FabG, yielding MQTSPIALVTGASKGIGKAIALGLAADGFDIWLNYRNDHDAAEAVRDAIEALGRQCVLLPFDVADKDAVEAALDPLLAEETPFALINNAGFARDTVFGLMSEEQWDSVIGVHLNGFFHVSRKVVPRMQRARTGRVVNIVSTSGQAGMAGQVNYSAAKAGLIGATRALARELGRRNVLVNAVAPGFISTEMTAGLPVDEYMKGVPLGRPGLPEEVAGCVRFLCSNLSSYVTGQVLSVNGGLYM
- a CDS encoding LemA family protein; this encodes MSTGILIAIGAAVIMFAVIVALYNALVRGKNMVDEAWSSIDVQLKRRHDLVPNLVSAVRQYASHEKNLFEEVSAARARSLSAQGDVAAQAKAENLLSGALGKLFAIAEAYPELKASENYRQLQQSLATLEDEIQMARRYYNGAAREQNDRVRQFPGNLVAGFFHFAPVAYFELDSPAERAVPDVGAQ